One Kineococcus aurantiacus genomic window carries:
- a CDS encoding carbohydrate ABC transporter permease produces the protein MSAVLRRGGLRVALAAVALVALLPLLFLVSLSLRSVDDIANGGWLPTAFVWSNFSKAFSTVPLSTMLVNSWVVAIGATVLTCVVAVPAAYVTARAGARGERLQTLLLASYCAPPIVAVLPLYYLLKQADLTNSALGLVLVNGLANVPVAVWLLDGFVRRVPLEVEEAGWVDGLSTTGGLRRIVLPLLAPGLVAALLICLFLSYNEFLFAVSFSQSTSSQTLPVGLSLFQGDRTVQFGQQAAASLVGIVPMYVLAVVAQKWLVGGLSAGAVK, from the coding sequence GTGAGCGCGGTCCTGCGCCGCGGGGGGCTGCGGGTCGCGCTGGCCGCCGTCGCGCTCGTCGCGCTGCTGCCGCTGCTGTTCCTCGTCTCGCTGTCGCTGCGCAGCGTCGACGACATCGCCAACGGCGGCTGGCTGCCGACCGCGTTCGTGTGGTCGAACTTCAGCAAGGCGTTCTCCACGGTCCCGCTGTCGACGATGCTCGTGAACTCCTGGGTCGTCGCGATCGGCGCCACCGTCCTCACCTGCGTCGTCGCCGTCCCCGCCGCGTACGTCACGGCACGGGCCGGGGCGCGCGGGGAACGGCTGCAGACGCTGCTGCTGGCCAGCTACTGCGCGCCGCCGATCGTCGCGGTCCTGCCGCTGTACTACCTGCTCAAGCAGGCCGACCTGACGAACTCCGCGCTCGGGCTGGTCCTGGTCAACGGCCTGGCCAACGTGCCGGTGGCGGTGTGGCTGCTGGACGGTTTCGTCCGGCGCGTCCCCCTCGAGGTCGAGGAGGCCGGCTGGGTCGACGGGCTGTCCACCACCGGCGGGTTGCGGCGCATCGTGCTGCCGCTGCTGGCCCCCGGGCTCGTGGCGGCGCTGCTCATCTGCCTGTTCCTGTCCTACAACGAGTTCCTGTTCGCCGTGTCGTTCTCGCAGAGCACCAGCAGCCAGACCCTGCCCGTCGGGCTGTCGCTGTTCCAGGGCGACCGCACCGTCCAGTTCGGCCAGCAGGCCGCGGCCTCGCTCGTCGGGATCGTCCCGATGTACGTGCTGGCGGTCGTGGCCCAGAAGTGGCTCGTCGGCGGGCTGTCCGCCGGGGCCGTGAAGTGA
- a CDS encoding Rne/Rng family ribonuclease, giving the protein MSTTPEENTAAPATAEDVAPTTRPRRRRAASRPAGAPAHVEPVVSTVPATVPAADAAPAPAPAEVPAAEAPAAPEAAPVEEAPKRRARRATRKVATPEPVAPVADEVAAPPVAPVAAPESEPVAQVAAEPVAEPAVEPVAEPAAEEVAAPPARRRRTRKAAAPAPAVTPEQAVAVAVDTPVEEAPVVEPTPEPAVEPVAAAEQPAGEDSAADLMDDPVLLRAAGLARRGGRAPRETDADRAADAAARATALFFQAPEADAPARRSRRASAPAGPPPGLFGFAGAEPLDEDAVEEEFEEVLDGTSDDDAADEAPDDVQDEARDDAQDDETGAPRRRRRRGGRGRRSRTRDDDSTDDSTDDSTDDSADDDADEDADETDAGTSPDAAEDAETDEDDTDEGEESSGSSRRRRRRRRRGGSSEGEDSSSPDDPPNTVTRVREPRRSSARGTGEDEITALRGSTRLEAKKQRRREGREAGRKRAILTEAEFLARREAVERVMVVRQEDDKTQIGVLEDGILVEHYGARQAQTTMVGNVYLGRVQNVLPSMEAAFVDVGKGRNAVLYAGEVNWDAAGLEGQPRRIEAALKSGDPVLVQVTKDPVGHKGARLTSQVSLPGRYLVYVPRGSMTGISRKLPDTERARLKKVLKEVVPQGAGVIVRTAAEGVAEEELRADVQRLQATWEAIQAKAGSKNAPQLLHGEPDLTVRVVRDVFNEDFSRVVVSGDAAWEAVHGYVADVAPDLADRLERWEGPQDVFEHHRVDEQLAKALGRKVWLPSGGSLVIDPTEAMHVIDVNTGKFTGAGGTLEETVTRNNLEAAEEIVRQLRLRDIGGIIVIDFIDMVLESNRDLVLRRLVECLGRDRTKHQVAEVTSLGLVQMTRKRTGQGLAAVLEELDAAADANPAPQPPPAAQNGGGGGRNGGGGGGGGGGAENGGGTANGSGKSRNRRGRGRDRGAAEEAPKVDEPAAEAPREPARDAAALAAIAAVAAAGRREREAAATSTEAHEPAPAAK; this is encoded by the coding sequence GTGAGCACCACACCTGAAGAGAACACCGCAGCCCCCGCCACGGCGGAGGACGTCGCCCCGACCACGCGGCCGCGCCGCCGGCGGGCCGCCAGCCGTCCCGCCGGGGCTCCCGCGCACGTCGAGCCCGTCGTGAGCACCGTCCCCGCGACCGTCCCGGCCGCGGACGCCGCGCCCGCGCCGGCCCCCGCCGAGGTCCCCGCCGCCGAGGCCCCGGCCGCGCCGGAGGCGGCCCCGGTGGAGGAGGCGCCCAAGCGCCGGGCCCGCCGGGCCACCCGCAAGGTCGCCACCCCCGAACCGGTCGCGCCGGTCGCCGACGAGGTGGCCGCCCCGCCCGTCGCGCCCGTCGCGGCCCCGGAGAGCGAGCCCGTCGCGCAGGTCGCCGCCGAGCCCGTCGCGGAGCCCGCTGTGGAGCCCGTCGCCGAGCCCGCCGCCGAGGAGGTGGCCGCGCCGCCGGCCCGCCGCCGCCGCACCCGCAAGGCCGCCGCGCCCGCGCCGGCCGTGACGCCCGAGCAGGCCGTCGCCGTCGCCGTGGACACCCCGGTGGAGGAGGCGCCCGTCGTCGAGCCCACCCCCGAGCCCGCCGTCGAGCCCGTCGCCGCCGCCGAGCAGCCCGCGGGGGAGGACTCCGCCGCCGACCTCATGGACGACCCCGTCCTGCTGCGGGCGGCCGGGCTGGCCCGCCGCGGCGGGCGCGCCCCCCGCGAGACCGACGCCGACCGGGCGGCCGACGCCGCCGCCCGGGCCACGGCCCTGTTCTTCCAGGCCCCCGAGGCCGACGCCCCGGCCCGCCGCTCCCGCCGGGCCTCCGCACCGGCCGGCCCGCCGCCGGGCCTCTTCGGCTTCGCCGGTGCCGAGCCGCTGGACGAGGACGCGGTCGAGGAGGAGTTCGAGGAGGTCCTCGACGGGACCTCCGACGACGACGCCGCGGACGAGGCGCCGGACGACGTCCAGGACGAGGCGCGGGACGACGCGCAGGACGACGAGACCGGTGCGCCGCGCCGCCGTCGCCGCCGCGGTGGCCGGGGCCGGCGCAGCCGCACCCGCGACGACGACAGCACGGACGACAGCACGGACGACAGCACGGACGACAGCGCCGACGACGACGCCGACGAGGACGCCGACGAGACCGACGCCGGGACGTCCCCGGACGCCGCGGAGGACGCCGAGACCGACGAGGACGACACCGACGAGGGCGAGGAGTCCTCGGGCTCCTCGCGCCGCCGCCGTCGCCGCCGTCGCCGCGGGGGGTCCTCGGAGGGCGAGGACTCCTCCTCCCCGGACGACCCGCCGAACACCGTCACCCGCGTCCGCGAGCCGCGCCGCTCCAGCGCCCGCGGCACGGGCGAGGACGAGATCACCGCGCTGCGCGGCTCGACGCGCCTGGAGGCCAAGAAGCAGCGCCGCCGCGAGGGCCGGGAGGCCGGCCGCAAGCGCGCCATCCTCACCGAGGCCGAGTTCCTGGCCCGCCGCGAGGCCGTCGAGCGCGTCATGGTGGTGCGCCAGGAGGACGACAAGACGCAGATCGGCGTCCTGGAGGACGGGATCCTCGTCGAGCACTACGGCGCCCGGCAGGCCCAGACCACCATGGTCGGCAACGTCTACCTCGGCCGCGTGCAGAACGTGCTGCCCAGCATGGAGGCCGCCTTCGTCGACGTCGGCAAGGGGCGCAACGCCGTCCTGTACGCCGGTGAGGTCAACTGGGACGCGGCCGGGCTGGAGGGCCAGCCGCGCCGCATCGAGGCCGCGCTGAAGTCCGGCGACCCGGTCCTGGTGCAGGTCACCAAGGACCCCGTGGGGCACAAGGGGGCGCGGCTGACCAGCCAGGTCTCGCTGCCGGGCCGCTACCTCGTGTACGTCCCGCGCGGGTCGATGACGGGCATCTCCCGCAAGCTGCCCGACACCGAGCGCGCCCGCCTGAAGAAGGTCCTCAAGGAGGTCGTGCCGCAGGGCGCGGGCGTCATCGTCCGCACCGCGGCCGAGGGGGTGGCCGAGGAGGAGCTGCGCGCCGACGTCCAGCGCCTGCAGGCCACCTGGGAGGCCATCCAGGCCAAGGCGGGCAGCAAGAACGCGCCGCAGCTGCTGCACGGCGAGCCCGACCTGACCGTCCGCGTCGTGCGCGACGTGTTCAACGAGGACTTCAGCCGGGTCGTCGTCTCCGGCGACGCGGCGTGGGAGGCCGTCCACGGCTACGTCGCCGACGTCGCCCCGGACCTGGCCGACCGGCTCGAGCGCTGGGAGGGCCCGCAGGACGTCTTCGAGCACCACCGCGTCGACGAGCAGCTCGCCAAGGCCCTGGGCCGCAAGGTCTGGCTGCCCTCGGGCGGTTCCCTCGTCATCGACCCGACCGAGGCGATGCACGTCATCGACGTCAACACCGGCAAGTTCACCGGTGCCGGCGGCACGCTCGAGGAGACCGTCACCCGCAACAACCTCGAGGCCGCCGAGGAGATCGTCCGGCAGCTGAGGCTGCGGGACATCGGCGGGATCATCGTCATCGACTTCATCGACATGGTCCTGGAGTCCAACCGCGACCTCGTCCTGCGCCGGCTCGTGGAGTGCCTGGGCCGGGACCGGACCAAGCACCAGGTGGCCGAGGTGACCTCCCTGGGCCTGGTCCAGATGACCCGCAAGCGGACCGGCCAAGGGCTGGCGGCCGTGCTCGAGGAGCTCGACGCCGCCGCCGACGCCAACCCGGCCCCGCAGCCGCCCCCGGCCGCCCAGAACGGCGGGGGCGGCGGCAGGAACGGTGGTGGCGGCGGTGGCGGTGGCGGCGGTGCCGAGAACGGTGGCGGCACCGCGAACGGGTCGGGCAAGTCCCGCAACCGCCGCGGCCGCGGCCGGGACCGCGGCGCGGCCGAGGAGGCCCCCAAGGTGGACGAGCCGGCCGCCGAGGCGCCGCGCGAGCCCGCCCGGGACGCCGCGGCGCTGGCGGCCATCGCGGCCGTGGCGGCCGCCGGCCGCCGGGAGCGGGAAGCGGCCGCCACGTCCACCGAGGCGCACGAGCCCGCCCCCGCGGCGAAGTGA
- a CDS encoding acyl-CoA dehydrogenase family protein: MTTRDQVLDAARDVARHLALDALDRDRANAEPFAEAELLRKAGLPSVLLPTSTGGAGLPWSVALEVVREIARTDGSIAQLIAYHYVNAHNLVWVADDAGRARWGVPSVEDQWLWGDAVNPVDPDLQLRRDGADWVLSGTKNFSTGASVGDVTLVGGVTDEGQDLLVVVPREAPGFVKNGDWDNLGQRLSASGSVRFEDVRVAPDAVLGSASASGAFGSLVTPSIQAAFGHFYLGVTRGALEAASEYTRTTSRPWLLSDVERAVEDPYVLATYGRLVARLRAAEALGRSVGESLSQAHERGADLTWAERGEVAEEIAALKVVSSDLAIEATSAIYEVTGARASANKHGFDRFWRNVRTHTLHDPVQYKAREVGNHFLTGAHPDFTLYT; this comes from the coding sequence ATGACCACCCGCGACCAGGTCCTCGACGCCGCCCGCGACGTCGCCCGCCACCTCGCCCTCGACGCGCTGGACCGCGACCGCGCCAACGCCGAGCCGTTCGCCGAGGCCGAGCTGCTGCGCAAGGCCGGGCTGCCGAGCGTCCTGCTGCCCACCTCGACCGGCGGGGCGGGCCTGCCCTGGTCGGTGGCGCTGGAGGTCGTGCGCGAGATCGCCCGCACCGACGGCTCCATCGCCCAGCTCATCGCCTACCACTACGTCAACGCCCACAACCTCGTGTGGGTCGCCGACGACGCCGGCCGCGCCCGCTGGGGCGTGCCGAGCGTGGAGGACCAGTGGCTGTGGGGCGACGCGGTGAACCCGGTGGACCCGGACCTGCAGCTGCGCCGCGACGGCGCGGACTGGGTCCTGTCGGGCACGAAGAACTTCTCGACCGGGGCCAGCGTCGGCGACGTGACCCTGGTCGGCGGCGTCACCGACGAGGGGCAGGACCTGCTCGTCGTCGTCCCGCGCGAGGCGCCCGGTTTCGTCAAGAACGGCGACTGGGACAACCTGGGCCAGCGCCTGTCGGCGTCGGGGTCGGTGCGCTTCGAGGACGTGCGCGTCGCGCCCGACGCCGTCCTGGGGTCGGCGTCGGCGAGCGGGGCGTTCGGGTCCCTGGTGACCCCCTCGATCCAGGCCGCCTTCGGGCACTTCTACCTCGGGGTCACCCGCGGGGCGCTGGAGGCGGCCTCGGAGTACACGCGCACGACGTCGCGGCCGTGGCTGCTGTCGGACGTGGAGCGGGCCGTGGAGGACCCGTACGTGCTGGCGACCTACGGCCGGCTCGTCGCCCGGCTGCGCGCGGCGGAGGCGCTGGGGCGCAGCGTCGGCGAGTCGCTGTCGCAGGCCCACGAGCGCGGGGCGGACCTGACGTGGGCCGAGCGCGGCGAGGTCGCCGAGGAGATCGCGGCGCTGAAGGTCGTCTCGAGCGACCTGGCGATCGAGGCGACGTCGGCGATCTACGAGGTGACCGGCGCGCGGGCGTCGGCGAACAAGCACGGCTTCGACCGGTTCTGGCGCAACGTGCGCACGCACACGCTGCACGACCCGGTGCAGTACAAGGCCCGCGAGGTCGGCAACCACTTCCTCACCGGCGCGCACCCGGACTTCACCCTCTACACCTGA
- a CDS encoding ABC transporter substrate-binding protein, which translates to MPAPGRTPLPASTRRLLASRRRVLSGALGVGALAATGSLAACGDGSSGSELAAEKAVDLQGATLKLMVNQPHVLAFTDLLGKKFEQEFGGKLEVTAIPYDQLTSKQILDVQGGDGEFDVFDYFYFGLGELVDAGALVDLTDWIGANADIATDDFLPSIYDPYTLIDGRRYGLPFDGDTHVLYYNAEVFETYGVEPPTTWDEYDAAAEKITKDSGGKVYGAIVEAQQVPMILGCSFINRLAGYGGTLVDADGKAAFNGEEGLAALQHLVDVSPNALPTPLQTGFDQANSAFLSGQGAMLDTWTDLGLKAQDPASSKIVDKWGVVTLPVGGRNTTPRTALDAGFGLGVSSASGQQDKAAAFVKWATNEQNNFLLASTAGSGIDPARKTVLDSAEYAAAAGKATDVIREGLDGDPLAWPSQQGAPKALQDLVDQLALAIQGQVEPQAALDEAAESWGKTLG; encoded by the coding sequence ATGCCCGCACCTGGTCGCACCCCCCTGCCCGCGAGCACCCGCCGCCTCCTGGCGTCCCGCCGCCGCGTCCTGTCCGGCGCCCTGGGCGTCGGCGCCCTCGCCGCCACCGGTTCCCTGGCCGCCTGCGGCGACGGCAGCAGCGGCTCGGAGCTGGCCGCCGAGAAGGCCGTGGACCTCCAGGGCGCGACGCTGAAGCTCATGGTCAACCAGCCGCACGTGCTGGCCTTCACCGACCTGCTCGGCAAGAAGTTCGAACAGGAGTTCGGCGGCAAGCTCGAGGTCACCGCCATCCCCTACGACCAGCTGACGAGCAAGCAGATCCTGGACGTGCAGGGCGGCGACGGCGAGTTCGACGTCTTCGACTACTTCTACTTCGGCCTCGGCGAGCTGGTGGACGCCGGCGCCCTGGTCGACCTCACCGACTGGATCGGCGCCAACGCCGACATCGCCACGGACGACTTCCTGCCCTCGATCTACGACCCGTACACGCTCATCGACGGCAGGCGGTACGGCCTGCCCTTCGACGGCGACACCCACGTCCTCTACTACAACGCCGAGGTGTTCGAGACGTACGGCGTCGAGCCGCCCACGACGTGGGACGAGTACGACGCCGCTGCGGAGAAGATCACGAAGGACTCCGGCGGGAAGGTGTACGGCGCGATCGTCGAGGCCCAGCAGGTCCCGATGATCCTGGGCTGCTCCTTCATCAACCGCCTCGCCGGCTACGGCGGCACCCTCGTCGACGCCGACGGGAAGGCGGCCTTCAACGGCGAGGAGGGCCTGGCCGCGCTGCAGCACCTCGTCGACGTGTCGCCGAACGCGCTGCCGACGCCGCTGCAGACGGGCTTCGACCAGGCCAACTCCGCCTTCCTGTCCGGCCAGGGCGCCATGCTCGACACCTGGACCGACCTGGGCCTGAAGGCGCAGGACCCGGCCAGCTCCAAGATCGTCGACAAGTGGGGCGTGGTCACGCTGCCCGTCGGGGGGAGGAACACGACCCCCCGCACGGCGCTGGACGCCGGGTTCGGCCTGGGCGTCTCCTCGGCCTCCGGGCAGCAGGACAAGGCCGCCGCCTTCGTGAAGTGGGCGACGAACGAGCAGAACAACTTCCTGCTGGCCTCCACGGCCGGCTCGGGCATCGACCCCGCGCGCAAGACGGTCCTGGACTCGGCCGAGTACGCCGCGGCCGCCGGCAAGGCCACCGACGTCATCCGCGAGGGCCTGGACGGCGACCCGCTGGCGTGGCCGTCCCAGCAGGGAGCGCCCAAGGCGCTGCAGGACCTCGTCGACCAGCTCGCGCTGGCCATCCAGGGGCAGGTCGAGCCGCAGGCGGCCCTGGACGAGGCCGCCGAGAGCTGGGGGAAGACGCTCGGATGA
- a CDS encoding carbohydrate ABC transporter permease, giving the protein MTQLLDGRGTLPRQRGRVPGRAVPGRHRPGHVSTWLAAPSLAGLALMLVYPTVFVVALAVTKSSLARPLQRFTGTDNLVEAWESLAFAGSLVRSVVFAVLAALAATALGVVLALLLHARGTRFGVVGTILLLPLVTPPVMVGVAWKLMLAPVGGAFGGLFSALGFPGANPLGDSVGAFGALVVMHVWQWTPLVTLLVFAALLGVPEELREAAALDGAGAFRSFTHVVWPVIAPNVFSVLLLELVIGLKVFDLVTVVTQGGPGVSTIVSSFEIFRTGMRGSYEIGTAAAETLVFGLVVGVLTTVVTLLRARAVRADR; this is encoded by the coding sequence ATGACCCAGCTCCTCGACGGACGCGGGACCCTGCCGCGGCAACGCGGCAGGGTCCCCGGGCGCGCCGTGCCGGGACGCCACCGCCCCGGGCACGTCTCGACGTGGCTGGCGGCGCCGAGCCTGGCGGGCCTGGCGCTCATGCTCGTCTACCCCACGGTGTTCGTCGTGGCGCTGGCGGTGACGAAGTCGTCGCTGGCCCGGCCGCTGCAGCGCTTCACCGGGACCGACAACCTCGTCGAGGCGTGGGAGTCGCTGGCCTTCGCGGGCTCGCTGGTCCGCTCGGTCGTGTTCGCCGTCCTCGCCGCCCTGGCGGCGACGGCCCTCGGGGTGGTCCTGGCGCTGCTGCTGCACGCGCGGGGGACGCGGTTCGGCGTCGTCGGCACGATCCTGCTGCTGCCCCTGGTGACCCCGCCCGTCATGGTGGGGGTGGCCTGGAAGCTCATGCTCGCCCCCGTCGGCGGGGCGTTCGGCGGGCTGTTCTCCGCGCTGGGGTTCCCCGGCGCCAACCCGCTGGGTGACAGCGTCGGCGCGTTCGGCGCGCTCGTCGTGATGCACGTGTGGCAGTGGACGCCGCTGGTGACGCTGCTGGTGTTCGCGGCGCTGCTGGGCGTGCCCGAGGAACTGCGCGAGGCCGCCGCCCTGGACGGGGCCGGGGCGTTCCGCTCGTTCACCCACGTCGTGTGGCCGGTCATCGCCCCCAACGTGTTCTCCGTGCTGCTGCTGGAGCTGGTCATCGGCCTGAAGGTCTTCGACCTCGTCACGGTCGTCACCCAGGGCGGTCCGGGGGTCTCGACCATCGTCAGCAGCTTCGAGATCTTCCGGACGGGGATGCGCGGCAGCTACGAGATCGGCACCGCCGCCGCCGAGACGCTGGTCTTCGGCCTCGTCGTGGGGGTCCTGACCACCGTCGTCACGCTGCTGCGGGCGCGCGCCGTGCGGGCCGACCGGTGA
- a CDS encoding LLM class flavin-dependent oxidoreductase, which translates to MTEPRRVHLNAFDMTCVGHQSPGLWRHPDDQSHRFDDLRYWTELARLLERGKFDSLFIADVLGVYDVYKGGPETALRESTQVPVGDPMLAVSAMGAVTEHLGFGVTVSLTYEQPYSFARKMATLDHYTNGRVGWNVVTSYLESAARNLGLSTQISHDDRYELGEEFMEVVYKLWEGSWEDDAVVRDAAAGVFTDPAKVHPVEHHGRFFDVPGIGLTAPSPQRTPVIFQAGASPRGIAFAARHGEAVFNTATRPEVMRPWVDRLRAQAAQAGRDPRSVKVFTLVTIVTAPTDEEARAKYEEYARYVSYDGALNLYGGWSGLDLSSYPPDEPLQYAETEAVRSAVEAFSTADPDREWTPRDIANWVGIGGMGAVLVGSPATVADELQRWMEVGDVDGFNCAYAITPGTFEDVVDLVVPELQRRGVYPTEYEGETLRETIYGKGQVRVRDDHPAAAFRASARAAR; encoded by the coding sequence GTGACCGAGCCCCGACGAGTCCACCTCAACGCCTTCGACATGACCTGCGTCGGGCACCAGTCCCCCGGCCTGTGGCGGCACCCCGACGACCAGTCGCACCGCTTCGACGACCTGCGGTACTGGACGGAGCTGGCGAGGCTGCTGGAGCGCGGCAAGTTCGACTCCCTGTTCATCGCCGACGTGCTGGGGGTCTACGACGTCTACAAGGGCGGCCCCGAGACGGCGCTGCGCGAGTCCACCCAGGTGCCCGTGGGCGACCCGATGCTGGCGGTCTCGGCCATGGGTGCGGTCACCGAGCACCTCGGGTTCGGCGTCACCGTCTCGCTGACGTACGAGCAGCCGTACTCCTTCGCCCGCAAGATGGCGACGCTGGACCACTACACGAACGGGCGCGTCGGCTGGAACGTCGTCACCAGCTACTTGGAGTCGGCCGCGAGGAACCTGGGGTTGTCGACGCAGATCTCCCACGACGACCGGTACGAGCTGGGCGAGGAGTTCATGGAGGTCGTCTACAAGCTGTGGGAGGGGTCCTGGGAGGACGACGCCGTCGTCCGCGACGCCGCGGCCGGGGTCTTCACCGACCCGGCGAAGGTGCACCCGGTCGAGCACCACGGCCGGTTCTTCGACGTCCCCGGCATCGGCCTGACCGCACCGTCGCCGCAGCGGACCCCGGTCATCTTCCAGGCCGGCGCGTCCCCGCGCGGGATCGCCTTCGCCGCCCGGCACGGGGAGGCGGTCTTCAACACCGCCACCCGCCCGGAGGTCATGCGGCCCTGGGTCGACAGGCTGCGCGCGCAGGCCGCGCAGGCCGGCCGCGACCCCCGCAGCGTCAAGGTGTTCACCCTCGTGACGATCGTCACCGCCCCCACCGACGAGGAGGCGCGGGCCAAGTACGAGGAGTACGCGCGCTACGTCAGCTACGACGGCGCGCTGAACCTCTACGGAGGCTGGAGCGGGCTGGACCTGTCGAGCTACCCGCCGGACGAGCCGCTGCAGTACGCCGAGACCGAGGCCGTCCGCAGCGCCGTCGAGGCGTTCTCGACGGCCGACCCGGACCGGGAGTGGACGCCGCGCGACATCGCGAACTGGGTGGGCATCGGCGGCATGGGCGCCGTGCTCGTCGGGTCCCCCGCCACGGTGGCCGACGAGCTGCAGCGCTGGATGGAGGTCGGTGACGTCGACGGGTTCAACTGCGCCTACGCCATCACCCCCGGCACGTTCGAGGACGTCGTCGACCTCGTGGTCCCCGAGCTGCAGCGCCGCGGGGTCTACCCCACCGAGTACGAGGGCGAGACGCTGCGCGAGACGATCTACGGCAAGGGGCAGGTCCGGGTGCGCGACGACCACCCGGCCGCCGCCTTCCGCGCGTCCGCCCGCGCCGCCCGCTGA